aaacatttttttgactGTCACTGTTTTCATATGGGTTTCCTGGCAGCCAGATAGAAGCCAGATTTTCCTGTTAATGAATTGTGTTTTGAATACAAGGAAATTGTGGGAAATACTTGAGCTATATGTTATAATTTTATATCATATCATGTCATGGCAAAATCATGTTAAGTTGTGTGGCGTTTTGCTTAACATTTTCCTTTCCCGTGTACAAATCTGTGTTTTCCTGATATGTTATATTGCACGAAAAACTCATGTAAGAGAAAACCTTTTTTGTGActaattgtttattttttaccttTGATATGACAATTATAATACAAAACCACTGACAGTCagtaaagattaaaactaaacaaTCCCTCTGATCCTATACAGTGTGTAAAGTACTGATAATACTGCATGATTTATGGCATAAAAAATTCACATAATGTACTGTAATTAAAACTGCGAATGTATTAATATTGTCCAGAATATATAAGAACACACTCTCGGGTATAACGTTCACTCCATCTCTAGCTTATACAAAATCTAGACTGAAGAATACACTGAAAAAGTGTTACTATTTTCTCCTGGGCTTTCATGCATTCGTGCATGGCAAATTCATTGATCACTTCCTTTGAAAATGAAGACATCATCTGCCTAGAGTTTTGCCTCAGGCTAAAAATAGGGTATTGCTGCTCCTGATCAACCTTatttctctctttgcttttgttctgacacacacacacacacacacacacacacacacacacacacacacacacacacacacacacacacacacacacatacacaactcTTTCCTTCTTGTGGTTATTGATGGAACATCAGCCTCCACTCAGAATGTCTTGTGAAAGAATTGTCACTTTATTGCATCTGAATATTCATATCAAGTGAGTCATGCTGGCTTATGTCTTTATATCTGGACTAATAAAGCATATAAGAAGAACCATCTGAGTTATGCAGTAATGTGGCTGCTGCTAAATGAAAGATTATGTGATTAATATTTGGTCCTTGCCACGTGTGCGACTATCTGAAGAAAGCTTACTTGATTCTAACAGTTTCTTacaatgtatatatgtatggCACAAATGAATATAATGCATGAACATAATAAAAAGGACAGACCTTAACCCTTaaccctctgtctctcttgtgTCTGCTCAGGCTTAACAAGCTAGAAGTTGCACAGTACATCATTCAGCCAGTGGTGAAATGGCTGCTTCCTGTGTTTTTGTCACAACACCAAGTCAGTCAAGGTCACCAAGAAATGTAGCATGTTGCTGCCATTCCCCCATCTCTGGCACTTCATGGCTTTAACGTCTCCCCTTGGGTCCGATGTGAGGTGGCACAGTTTAAGCCAGTTTGAGAGCACCCAGAAAGGTGGAATCTCCACTCAGGGACACGTCTGCTGTGGCCCGGGGGATCAGAAGCTCCAAGTAGTCCCCAGCCTCCAGTTTCACAATACCTGAGGGATGTAAATGTCTGCATCAGACCTTGAATTGGTATTTTCCATTATTACGCACTCCTTAAACTGAAGCACCAAcatgcatacacaaacacacaaacaaatgcttGACAGCTTGACAAAAGAGGAAGTGGGTTGATTAACCTCCACAAGAACTGTTGTTTAAAGGAAGAACATATCTGGGCAAATACAATAACACAGATTCACCTCCTGTGTAGCAGGTGTTGAACGATTGGACAGGGTTCATGTTTTGGATGCAGCGGAACAGGGACACATACTGAGGCTCGTTTCCAACAACATTTGCCTTCCACCGGAACACCACGTGACCCATTGCAAAGGTGTTGTCCCTGTAGAAGACCTGTGCACATCAGAACCACCAGGTTAAAACCACGGGGTGTGGTGGGGGCATTGGTGCTACAGCACCGCCTAATTTATTATGCACgcataatttatatattctctTCTTTATCTGACCTTTGTTCAAGGTCTCTCAACCAGCTGCATGTTTAGATTGAGCACACCCTTTTTTCTGCACCGTTTGTAAGGGGGAAAATAATATCTGATGATTTGGAAACGGACTGGCAGCACCCCCCTGTGGCAAAATCATGGAATGACAATTTCAAAAAAGGACATACCTGACTGTACACATAATAGAAGCCCTCCTCTCGGACTAAAATGCGGTCACCTTCGGCCTCCAGGGCAGTGCCTCTCTTTAACCCAGGCTGCCAAGGGATGCCTGTGTACGTATCTCTTAAAATttctaaaccaaaacataacatCATTATGGAAAATGCCCCACAGCACATAAAGATACATCTTTTGTAACAGTCACCATATTTGTGAGTCACTTAGTTACTGTAGACCTCATACAGCTTAAGTCTAAATTCTGACTTTGTAACAATGGCTCTGATTAGTTTGCAAAGACCAAAAGATCTCAATATGAAACAAGAGGTAAATACAAACCAGAGGTAAGTTAAATAAAcagacaaatcaaaacaaaatgtcacaGTTATGGTCTAACATCTTGTACCTTTCACGTAGTTTTTTCTGCTGTCGTTTGCCAGCATCTGCAGGAAAGACTGAGAAACTGCGAGCAAACACAAGAGGaaactatttttaaaagttgtttcttttctgtctcaACAAAGCTTGTTCCTTAACCGTTACTCTTGTTCGTTCTTATccatcatttttttctctcccattTTTGGGCAAAAGTGCATCATCGGTGCCCAACAGCTCAATAAATTTGGCCTTATACTATGCACATTAATCAACTAACAGCAATATCTGACCACATGAGATTTTTTGGGATTGTTAAGAAAACGTGGTCATTGGTATGTTAAAGTAAACAGTGTGTCTGGGGAACTTAGTGTGGCGGGATTTAACACCCTCCACCCCCCTgcccaccaaaaaaaaagaaagaaagaaacctctATGCACAATTAAACACGGGTTAACAATGGTACAGAAAATTATACACTACGCATAGTACCAGTAATAAAAGtgtgtgttatttttcttttttctaatcaGGCAACagagttgaaaaaacaaaacgtacatttttgcaaatatctCATGCGTGAACAATAACTGTAAGTCTCAAGTGCACCCTCTATGTCTTACTTAACACTTCTGCTCCAGACACCGTTCTCCTTCGTCGTCTTTGGATGAAGGCAGGTGGACACTCGGGCTGACGAGCAACATCTTTGATGTTGTTTGGAATCTCCACCTGCACAGACATGATATAGCTCTTAGAAAAACAGTAACTGCAattaaaatacaatattttGCACATCTTCGTAACCTTGTGCAGGTGGGGTGCTTGCTGTCGTTCCCATGTGGGGGGTGGACTAGTGTTCTCTCACCTGCAATCTGTCTGCGCTGGGTTGTCCCTCTTCTCTCCCACAAGAGACATCTGATTGAAGTTGCTCTATTTCAGCTCTGAGGGCTACCAGCTGGTACAGAGACAAAgctgaaagaaaagatgagCTGAGAGCGGCCAGCATCAACAGGAAAACTGGCCAGGACAGCATTCTTTCACTATCCCCTTGTCCAGAGCCAGGCTTAAGACCTGCCAAAACTGCCATTGCAGGACCCATACAATCTCCAGAGCGAGCTCACACTTGCCACATGACCAGTTTCACGCCTGAACtatcctctccctctcttcttACTGTATTTGGAATGGCGgatgtttgcttttgttatCAAATGTTCTCTAGTATCTCCAGTAGTACCGTAACTCCCGTCTGCAAGCAAGATTGATTTCCTTAACTCTCACTTTTGTCCTTAAGAAGCCAGATCCAGTGCAGTCTGAGGGACTACGCAGGATAAatactttacaaaaaaaatggtAAAGAGCTTCCCCTCTATTGTTCCGCTAAGCTAACCACACTCAGCTTCCTGCCTGACCAGAAGCCTTGAcaaatctctctctcactcctcGGTTTTCACATCACAAAACACACGTCTTCTTCCACACAATAAAAATTGACACGCGAGTGGGCACAAGAGTGGAACCTGGCAGCAAAATGGAAAACAGCCAAGGTGCGAAACAGGTAAAGTGATTTAAGACTGAGAAGTGAAAATAATACCGTATAATGCCACCGTTATTGCAGAATTAGATGCACACTAAAATAAGGAAGTGAATAAATTCATCTGTGAACAGCAACACAAGATGGCAAAACATACAAAACTGTTATTCTCAGAAGTGTGAAGTTACTTGTTTTAGCACCCTGAAtaacaaagcacacacacacgcagacacacacaaactccaactcaaaccacaaaaaagattttaatgtaTCAATTTATTGCATGTTACAGTACAGAAAATAGAAAGTGAAAATGTGTGCTTACAAAAGAAGTTGTCGACATTGTTTAAAAATCGTAAAGAAACAActggaaaatggaaaaaattgCTCAAACTGACCGCCCTGTACTCAGAAGTCAAAAGATGACTCATTCAGATGTTTGTCTGTAGTAATAAATCATCAGTTTTTCTTCAGAGCATACAGAAGCGGAGCGGTTGTGGCAGATATACACAAAGTATGTCGAGACTGTGCATGTTCATTTCCACACAAATTTGCCAAGACTCGATGTTATTACATGCCAGCTTTAAAATGCAACGTACCAATTCTGAGTTATGGCAACATTTTCGCCAGCATTTCTTCCGAATAGAttcacataaagaaaaaaaaaaaaaagtcccacaGTGCACTGTCGCATCCGATCGGCCAATGATTTTCTATAAAAACTTAAAAGacattcaattttatttgttttcatccACAGGGTGTTAGACTGTAAAAGCACATTTGGCTAGGATGAAGACTCAATATCccatttattattaaatttgCTTCCTACCAGGCTACAAAATGGTAAATCAAGTGAATGACAACAAGTTCCGCAATCTTCTCTCGAATGATGGGATGGTGCAATTCTAAGTCACAGCAGAAGTGTAAAACAAAGCTAGTGGAGCCAAAAGAGTGTATACTCACATGGTTGTATGCACAATGTGCATTAACTCAGCATATGGATTtgatataatacaaaaatgtcCCAAAATGTTCAGTGCCGCCAGTAAAATAAGtcaaagaaaaaggaagaaaagaccAGCAATATACGATTTCTATAAAGCATGTTCACTTAAGACCACCATTTACATTCATAGTAGGATTTCGATCATTTGTCAAGTTACAGTGATGCACAAATTTGGTCTTCTGGCATTGTCAGATTTTGTTTAGCATACGTCTCAAACAGTATTAAATATGGCTAAGGAGATCTGTTGAGCTTGTTCAAATGGCTTTGATACCACTGCACTGCCGCGTGCTGCATTTAGAAAGCAAGAGCTGATAATAGCGTTTTAATTGTCGAGCTCCGCTCCATCCCATGGAAGACATGCAGGAAAGGTTAATTAGCTCATTAAAAGCCCTCCAAGTGAGTAAAGCCGTTTTGCAAATAAGCATGGGGTGACAGAATCTTCCAATTAACAATTACAATGCTGATGATAAAAG
This window of the Maylandia zebra isolate NMK-2024a linkage group LG16, Mzebra_GT3a, whole genome shotgun sequence genome carries:
- the tnfsf13b gene encoding tumor necrosis factor ligand superfamily member 13B translates to MGPAMAVLAGLKPGSGQGDSERMLSWPVFLLMLAALSSSFLSALSLYQLVALRAEIEQLQSDVSCGREEGQPSADRLQVEIPNNIKDVARQPECPPAFIQRRRRRTVSGAEVLISQSFLQMLANDSRKNYVKEILRDTYTGIPWQPGLKRGTALEAEGDRILVREEGFYYVYSQVFYRDNTFAMGHVVFRWKANVVGNEPQYVSLFRCIQNMNPVQSFNTCYTGGIVKLEAGDYLELLIPRATADVSLSGDSTFLGALKLA